AGGTGACCGGGACCGACCTCGTCCGCGGCGACCTCGTCGCCGGCCGGGCCGGGTAGCGTCGTTCCCGTGCTGCTCTGCGCCGACATCGGCAACAGCCACACCACGGTGGGGCTGCTGGACGACGGCGCCGTGCGGCACCACTGGCGCGTCAGCTCCGACGGACGACGTACGGCGGACGAGTGGCGCGTCCTGCTGACCCAGCTGCTCGCCGACGCCCCCGAGGCGACCGTCCACGGCTTCTCGGTCTGCTCGACGGTGCCGGCGGTGCTGCACGAGTGGCGCGACATGATGGCCACCGGCTACTCCCACGTGCCGCACGTCGTGGTGGAGGCCGGGGTGAAGACCGGGGTGCCGGTGCTGACCGACAACCCCCGCGAGGTCGGCTCCGACCGGGTCGTCAACGCCCTGGCGGCGGCCCACCTCTACGACGGCGCCGCCATCGTCGTGGACTTCGGCACCGCCACGACGTTCGACGTCGTCACCGCCCGCGGCGAGTACGTCGGCGGGGCCATCTCGCCCGGCATCGACATCTCCCTCGACGCGCTCGGGGCGCGCGGCGCGCAGCTGCGCAAGGTCGAGCTGCTGAGGCCGCGCTCGGTCATCGCCAAGAACACCGTCGAGGCGCTGCAGAGCGGGGTGCTCTACGGCTTCGCCTCGCAGGTCGACGGCATGGTCGCCCGGATGACCGCCGAGCTCGGGCTGACACCGGACCAGGTCACGGTCGTGGCCACGGGCGGCGTCGCCCCTCTCGTGGTCCACGAGTGCCGCAGCGTCACCGACCACCAGCCCTGGCTCACGCTGCTCGGCCTGGAGCTGGTGTTCTCCCGCAACGCCTGAGCCCGTCGGCCGCGATCCGGCCCCCGGCCCGGGTTCGGGGGCACGGTGCGCGCGGCCCTAGGCTTCGACCATGACCGAGACGACCCCTGCCGCCGACGACGTACCCGAGCAGATCCGGGTCCGCCAGGAGAAGCGGCAGCGGATCCTCGACGCCGGGGGAGCGGCGTACCCGGTCGAGGTGCCGATCACCCACACGCTGGCGGGCGTGCGCGCGGTCTACGACCCGCAGGAGCTCGAGCCCGACACCCACACCGGTGACGTGGTCTCGGTCGTCGGCCGCGTCATCCACGTCCGCAACACCGGCAAGCTCTGCTTCGCCCGGCTCCGGCAGGGCGAGGGCACCGAGCTGCAGGCCATGCTCTCGATCGCGGACGTGGGCGAGGAGGCGCTGGCCGACTGGAAGGCGCTCGTCGACATCGGCGACTTCGTGGGCGTCACCGGCGAGGTGATCACGAGCCGCCGCGGCGAGCTGTCGGTGCAGGCGAGCTCGTGGACGATGGCGGCCAAGACCCTGCGACCCCTGCCGAACGAGCACCGCCCGCTGTCGGACGAGGCGCGGGTGCGGCTGCGGTACGTCGACATGGTCGTCAACCCGGCCTCGCGCGAGATGGTCCGCACCAAGGCGACCGTGCTCAAGTCGCTGCGACGCACCCTCGACGAGCGCGACTTCCTCGAGGTCGAGACCCCGATCCTCCAGCTCACCAACGGCGGCGCCGCGGCGCGGCCGTTCCGCACGCACCTCAACGCGTTCGACCAGCCGATGCTGCTGCGCATCGCCCTCGAGCTCGACCTCAAGAAGGCGATGATCGGCGGCGTCGACCGCGTCTACGAGATCGGGCGGACCTTCCGCAACGAGGGGCTCGACTCCACCCACGCCGCAGAGTTCTCGATGCTGGAGGCCTACGAGGCGTACGGCGACATCGAGTCGATGAAGGAGCTCGTCCGGGCCCTCGTGGTCGACGCCGCCCGCGCCGTGGGCCGCACCGTCGTGACGGGCCGCAACGGTGAGGTGATCGACCTCGAGCAGCCGTGGCGCTCGGCCGGCCTCTTCGAGCTGATCAGCGAGGCGGCGGGGGTCACGGTCGACGTCGCGACCTCCGTCGAGGACCTGAAGGCGCTGGCCGCCCGGCACGACGTCGACCTGCAGCCGTCCTGGGGGGCCGGCGAGATCGCCCTCGAGCTCTACGAGCAACTCGTCGAGGACACGCTGGTCCAGCCCACGTTCGTCGAGGACTACCCCGAGTCGGTCCGGCCGCTGGCCAAGCCGCACCGGTCGGTGCCCGGCCTCGTGGAGGCCTTCGACCTCATCATCAACGGCGTCGAGCTGGCGCCGGCCTACACCGAGCTGAACGACCCGGTGATCCAGCGCGAGCGCCTGGTGGAGCAGTCCCTGCAGGCCGCCGGAGGAAATCCCGAGGCGATGGACCTCGACGAATCCTTCCTGCGCGCGATGGAGCACGGAATGCCGCCCGCGGGGGGCATGGGAATGGGCGTCGACCGCCTGGTCATGCTCCTCACGGGCGCCGGGATCCGCGAGACCATCCTTTTCCCGCTGCTGCGTCCCGAATAGGCGCGGGAATCGGTCCAGACCGCGGCCTGGACGACGACGGCGGCGCGACCCCGGTCAGGGGCCACGCCGCCGTGGTGTCGCGAGCGGGGACGATCAGAGGTCGCGGGCCTCGTCGGCCGCGGCCTTCTCGCTGCTGGCGCCCTCGTGGACGAGGTGGCCGCCGGTGTCCTCGAGGTGCGCGCGGATGAACCACTGGAACTTCTCCAGCTCGGCGGTCTGGCCGATCAGCATGTCCTCCGACACCGGGTCGATGTCGCCGGCCAGGTCGATGGCCTTGCGCAGGCTCCCCACGACGCCCGTGTAGACCAGGTCGAGCGCGGCCAGGTGGGCCGGCACGGTGTCGCGGTCGAGACCGTAGTCGTCCCACGTGCGGTCCTTGACGATCGCGCCGACGGTGCCCAGCGGGGCGCCGCCCATGGCCGCGATGCGCTCGGCGACCTCGTCGGCGTAGCCGCGCACGAGGTCGATCTGCGGGTCCAGCATCTCGTGGACGCCGATGAAGTTGGGGCCCACGACGTTCCAGTGCACGTGCTTGAGGGTCAGGTGCAGGTCGTTGTAGGCGCTGAGGCGCTCCTGGAGCGCGGAGATGACGCGAGTGGAGTCCTCGTCGGACAGCCCGGGAATCGTGTAGGTAGTCATGTGCGGAAAATGCTCAGTCTGGAGCGGCTCCAAACATGGTGCGGCCGTGATCCGCCACGACGCGGCCCCGGTCGTCGACTGGGCGGCGGCGGCCGCGGGGACGACGCATTTCGCGGAATAGCCAGGAAAGGCGTCGACACGCGTGGCTCGATTTCCCTTTCTGACGGATATGGATATGCTGAGCCCGATTCTCCGGGGGATACGGAAAGAATCACCCGAAAGCACAGAACGGAAAAGACAAGTGGCACAACGCGTGAATGTGGTTCTCGAGGACGACATCGACGGCACCGACGCCGACGAGACGGTGACGTTCTCCCTCGACGGGGTCCACTACGAGATCGACCTGTCGGCGGCCAACGCCGACAAGCTGCGTGAGTCGCTCTCGCTCTACATCGGCCACGGTCGCAAGACCAGCGGCCGTCGGCGCACCGGTGCACCGGCCCGCAAGGCCGCCGGCTCCGCCGCCTCCGGCCCGTCGGCCGCCGACGTGCGGGCGTGGGCGCGCGAGAACGGCCACGACGTGCCCGAGCGTGGACGCGTGTCCGCCGAGGTCCGCGAGGCGTACGCCGCCGCGCACTGACCGCGCGCTGTACCCGCACCACCTGGATCTGCCTCTCGACCCCTGGTCACGGGCTCCTCGGAGTGTTCGCCAGCAGCGAACTCGTCGACGGAACA
This DNA window, taken from Nocardioides sp. HDW12B, encodes the following:
- the lysS gene encoding lysine--tRNA ligase produces the protein MTETTPAADDVPEQIRVRQEKRQRILDAGGAAYPVEVPITHTLAGVRAVYDPQELEPDTHTGDVVSVVGRVIHVRNTGKLCFARLRQGEGTELQAMLSIADVGEEALADWKALVDIGDFVGVTGEVITSRRGELSVQASSWTMAAKTLRPLPNEHRPLSDEARVRLRYVDMVVNPASREMVRTKATVLKSLRRTLDERDFLEVETPILQLTNGGAAARPFRTHLNAFDQPMLLRIALELDLKKAMIGGVDRVYEIGRTFRNEGLDSTHAAEFSMLEAYEAYGDIESMKELVRALVVDAARAVGRTVVTGRNGEVIDLEQPWRSAGLFELISEAAGVTVDVATSVEDLKALAARHDVDLQPSWGAGEIALELYEQLVEDTLVQPTFVEDYPESVRPLAKPHRSVPGLVEAFDLIINGVELAPAYTELNDPVIQRERLVEQSLQAAGGNPEAMDLDESFLRAMEHGMPPAGGMGMGVDRLVMLLTGAGIRETILFPLLRPE
- a CDS encoding Lsr2 family protein, translated to MAQRVNVVLEDDIDGTDADETVTFSLDGVHYEIDLSAANADKLRESLSLYIGHGRKTSGRRRTGAPARKAAGSAASGPSAADVRAWARENGHDVPERGRVSAEVREAYAAAH
- a CDS encoding type III pantothenate kinase, whose amino-acid sequence is MLLCADIGNSHTTVGLLDDGAVRHHWRVSSDGRRTADEWRVLLTQLLADAPEATVHGFSVCSTVPAVLHEWRDMMATGYSHVPHVVVEAGVKTGVPVLTDNPREVGSDRVVNALAAAHLYDGAAIVVDFGTATTFDVVTARGEYVGGAISPGIDISLDALGARGAQLRKVELLRPRSVIAKNTVEALQSGVLYGFASQVDGMVARMTAELGLTPDQVTVVATGGVAPLVVHECRSVTDHQPWLTLLGLELVFSRNA
- the dps gene encoding DNA starvation/stationary phase protection protein Dps, with protein sequence MTTYTIPGLSDEDSTRVISALQERLSAYNDLHLTLKHVHWNVVGPNFIGVHEMLDPQIDLVRGYADEVAERIAAMGGAPLGTVGAIVKDRTWDDYGLDRDTVPAHLAALDLVYTGVVGSLRKAIDLAGDIDPVSEDMLIGQTAELEKFQWFIRAHLEDTGGHLVHEGASSEKAAADEARDL